The segment TGTATAAAAGGAAACACAACGAGCTCGAGTTAGAGAAATAACACATCAACAGACAGAAAGTTTTACTCTTTTAATCACAATATTcatttgcccaaaaaaaaaatcacaatattcACATAAAACGTGTTGGGAGTGGTGTGAGCTACTTACTGACTCCACAAAGTCTTCAGCAATATCAGCAAGGATGCCTTCAACCTCTGGATCCAATTTCTCTGACGGATCGATCTGTGGATAGGCAAGGCTAAATTCAGagaaaatagatatatatattccaACTTTCAAGTGGACAAAAATCAATTAATGTTGTGATAATCAAGCCGTGAGAGTGAGAATACTAATCTATTAAGTGGTCAGTATGCAAAATGTCTTCCCAAAGTTGAGAATATAAAGAGAGGTCAGTAGTGGATACCTGTTGAAGTATCTCATGGATGCTTCTTTTCCCCAGGATACGATCATCAGACTCCTCATTCTCTGCTGAAACTGGCTTAGCTTGGTTTCCTGGTTGAGGCACAGGGGGCGGGGTCGGCATTGCTGGAGAAGCAGCTTTCTGATTTACCAACCCTTGGACCCGGGCCGGTTGATGTGAGTAAGGTAAAGTCTGATGCGGAGGTCTCAattgttgatgttgctcttgaggCTGAAGctgatgttgttgttgctgttgctgctgctgaGGCTGTGAAGTAGCTGGTGACGTGGAAAGATGCTGCTGAGTAACGTGAGATCTTTGTTGCATGGAGGAGGGATTATTATTTACTTGCGGTCTATAAGAAGGAGGTGCCAAAGGCGGCTTCCCTTGGGCAGAAGATGATAACCATGGTTGATTAGTGGCTTGCAAGCTGTGCTGTGCTGCACCAGTAGATTGGACACCAGGAGAACCAATAGATGAAGGTCTCATAAGGCCATGCGCTTGAAAGTTCTGCCGTAAGAAAATATACGAAGTGAAAGAGTTTACAAACAAagttcatgaaaaaaaaaattgaaaggaACACagagtaaaaatgaaagaaaagatCATTTCTCAAGGAACCAATTCAACTTACCAACAAGGCCATTATCAAGAAAAAAGTATGCAACTTTCTCACAAAGTAAAGAGGCTCAACAGTGCGACATCAATGAACTTTGATGCATACACACAAGTGAAGGTCATCTAAAACTCTATTCAGCCATCAGAACAGAAGGTGAAAAACAATTCTTTTGCTATTAACTCGCTTAGAAACTTTATATCTTAGTGTTCCAAAAACATTGAGCTAATGAGGTGATAATCATTCTCAACTCAGCAAATTATCTTCTTCACAATGAGCCCAATCACACAAAGCTGACCAAATATTCAAGTACACTACACATGCAAAATCTTATACTAGCAATCACAAAGAACATTCAAAACACCTACTTGAGGAACAGGAGATGGACTACTGGGAGAGGAAGCTGGTCTTAGAGAGGCTTGACCCGGTCTCTGCTGGTGCTGAGGCATTATTCCACTTGGCCGCATTTGAGAGCCTGACCCAATCGTCCCCATCATTCCCTGCGTTCCTTGCATCATCCTACCCTGaaacaacacacacacacacacatgtaaaaaaaaagttagcatCTTTCTGAATCCTCTACTTAGCTATATATAACAAACAaggcacacacacacacgctATAATTAAATAACCTGCGGGGGGACACTTGGATTCGAACCCGCTTCCGACATTCCGACGGTTCCACGGCCCAATCCGCCGTACTGCTGTCCAAAGGAGCCCGGAAAAGCAGAAGGCGGAGGAGGCTGAGAAGGCGTCGGGATCGGAGAAGCTGGAACGCCGATCGCCATACCGCCTCTCTGCTGCTGCCCGGTGACAGGCAATGAggacgaagaagacgaagaggcCGGAgctgatgaggaggaggaggaggagaactGAGCGTATGGGGAATGCGGCTGCCATGGTCTCGAGTACGACGGTGGAGGAGGCCGATTTAGAGGCTGCGGGAGGTGTTGCGTCGCTGGAGATGTCACCGGGCGTGCGTATTGAGGGGGATTAGGGTTTGGATTGGGGgctggagaagaagaaatagaggACGCGGATGAGGGATTCGGATTGGCGGGAGGAGGTTGTTGAATTTGGGATAGAACCGCCGGTTTCGGAGCTGGCTCCGGCGCTGGAGGCGGTGTTTCCGGTGGCTGAGACGCCGTGGGGGTTTGCCGGGGTTGTTCCATGTCGGGTGGTTAATGTGGAGGGAAGGGGTGTTGAGTTTTATAGATCTATCGAACCGGAAATTGCGGTTCGGTATTATATTGCTTAACCGCAATTGAGATTAACCGCATCGGGAATTATCACCACATTGCCATCTTGGGCTTTTAATCTATCCTCCTCTTTTCTCAGAATATTTATTCTCTTTAGCCCATAGCTCAATATGTTTATAATTTCTACcccaatttgtatatttttaatttcagctcactttgtatatatttttcaatttctaGCCCACTTTTATGTGCAgtctcattatttttttttttttttatttttttttttttttttttttttttgcagtctCATTATTAGAAAATGTATAATCTCGTTTGTGTGATTAATGTACTCTTCGAATTTTTATGTATGACTGAATATATGTATGGGTAAGCAAAAATAAAACCTCAATTTTATATGACAAGCATAAAACCAAATACTATGGAGAAATTAAAGTTCTTTGTGATGAAAAGTATACCAAACGCATAAGAATAGAGATTCATCAAAGATTACATGCATGATCTATGCATGCACTTATTTTACTGTTATAAAAACAATACCTATATCATTTTgtagtaaataagaagttatgcatggttttatatatgtatatacagaCTATAATTAAAGTCATCATATCGAACTTGGTAAAGTTCATATGAACATATGGATATGCATTGGATATTCATTATGTCTTGCTCTTGCAGCAAAAGTTTATTAGATTTCCATCTCTTTCACGTTCACATAATTTCTGCCACCGCCACTAAGAGAAGAGAGCACTCAATGCCCTAGATTGTAAGCAACGGCAAAATTAATggtttatttaatactaattgtttattttatcttttgctTAGAGCATCATGAACACCCACCATTCACCCTAAACCAACTTAAGAGATTTCTTCTTTACCCACCCATTGtataagctttttatctttacttctccatcttcttcttatttttatCATTATCTCTGAGTGTCCCCAAATCAACGTCAACGATATAACATAAAAAGAACCACGCTCagttacaaaaacaaacaaactattTTCTGAGTAGAACCGACCAGAACAAAGGAGGCAACTAAAAATCTAAACCCACTTAGGTCAACCGAATTGGTGAAAGAATTTTAAGTGGCTAGGGATTTACATcggattaattttatttatgctcAATGCAATATGGCTCACTTTgtataaatatctaatttatGATTAATATGTATTCATACTTTGTggaataaaaatacaaaatttgaaaCATGCTTCATTGGTGGAACCTATTCGAACTCACTTATCATCGTAAGCATTTAAGCTTAGTTGATGAAATGGACCCACTCTAACCACACAAAAATATCAACTTTGCGTAAGCTGACATAATCAAGATGGAAGAAATAGATTTATATGTATTAATGTGTATGTGAGACCGTGATGGATACAGAAAGTTTGGGTGTCCTATTGGGAAAGTGGCAAAATATCAAGTGGTAAGGAGTTGTTCGGTTTTCTTGTTTAGATAACTGCATTAACGGTCCATTTTATCTATGCCAAACTAATAAATGACGTcgaatttattttatgtataccTGAAAAATTCATCACAGGAAATCAAATTAATTTGGTCGAGAGGATAAAATCTAAGGAAGGGAAGCGCAGGTGTGCAGCTTAATTCTTTCTACAGCCACTTTAATTTATCAATCATAGAAAATGAATTAAAGCTACAGTCCTAAagttaaaatagaaaataaattggttttggaaatttatttttctaaagctTTATATTTAGTGCTTTGAAGTTATTGATATAAATCTATAGCAATGAAATCTATTGGTACAACATTAAacttacaacatatatatatgcttaAAGCAAACGATTATAAGTTATGGCCTCTACCAATCAAACCCTAAATATATTCCAAATTACAAGAGATTACTTTGTTTTCTGTTTAGTTTTCTTTTCGGAAGGTGGATGGCTACCCACGTTATCAAGCTAAATTTTGGTTGTGCTTTACTTGTGAATCTTGCGCGTTTGGTTTCACTTATTGTAGATTATAATCAAACGGTATTGGAATCAACATGTTCATAAGCGCGAATTTGAAGTGGCATGCTGTTTCTGCTTCATTAAGTTAAATAATCAGCTTTGAGCAGCAATTCAAAAACTAACGAAATCATAAGACGTAAGTAGATGGCAAACAAATGATGATACTGGTATGCAAATCTCCTAGCAGATGAATACTCTTTACGATAATGCGCTTTTACTAaccattttaataataattaacatGAAATTAATGAGCGAAAAAATGTATAGTGAGATGAGGTTTTCTGCAATGTAATAAGAATGATTACAGGAATCAAGTTGTGGTTCGTGTTTGGAAGTGACATCCACTCATCAAAAGTCATTCAACTTTTTTGTGGTCCTCCTAGTGGCTCCACTTCAAGGTATAGGCAAGCCTCTTCTTGCATCCTAttctttttgtaactattaGATATGTAAATGGTCGTAACAGTTGAAACAAGTGCGGTTAGATGTTTTCTAAAGTATAAATAATGCTGGTGTAATGAAATCACACAGAAAATACCTCACAATAATATACCAACTCCAATACAAAGTTAATGCCATTTTTGACTATACTCTTGCTTTTATTTAAAGTGATCAAAACAAGTAGTTATAGGGATACAATTTTTTCAACTATGTACAATTgtttaaataaatcatatttag is part of the Raphanus sativus cultivar WK10039 chromosome 5, ASM80110v3, whole genome shotgun sequence genome and harbors:
- the LOC108862458 gene encoding transcription initiation factor TFIID subunit 12; its protein translation is MEQPRQTPTASQPPETPPPAPEPAPKPAVLSQIQQPPPANPNPSSASSISSSPAPNPNPNPPQYARPVTSPATQHLPQPLNRPPPPSYSRPWQPHSPYAQFSSSSSSSAPASSSSSSSLPVTGQQQRGGMAIGVPASPIPTPSQPPPPSAFPGSFGQQYGGLGRGTVGMSEAGSNPSVPPQGRMMQGTQGMMGTIGSGSQMRPSGIMPQHQQRPGQASLRPASSPSSPSPVPQNFQAHGLMRPSSIGSPGVQSTGAAQHSLQATNQPWLSSSAQGKPPLAPPSYRPQVNNNPSSMQQRSHVTQQHLSTSPATSQPQQQQQQQQHQLQPQEQHQQLRPPHQTLPYSHQPARVQGLVNQKAASPAMPTPPPVPQPGNQAKPVSAENEESDDRILGKRSIHEILQQIDPSEKLDPEVEGILADIAEDFVESITTFGCSLAKHRKSDTLEAKDILLHVERNWNIRPPGFSSDEIKTFRKPLATDIHKERLAAVKKSVTVTEAANARNPFGHGTANARGGQGKTPANPLASTTFNH